In Anseongella ginsenosidimutans, one genomic interval encodes:
- the proS gene encoding proline--tRNA ligase, which translates to MANVLTSKEEDYSQWYNDLVDEAGLAEHSAVRGCMVIKPYGYSIWEKMQGALDKMFKDTGHSNAYFPLFIPKSFLAKEASHVEGFAKECAVVTHYRLKDSDEGIIVDPDARLEEELIVRPTSETIIWNTYRGWIQSYRDLPVLVNQWANVVRWEMRTRLFLRTAEFLWQEGHTAHATRDEAVKEAEQMLEVYADFAENWMAMPVLKGIKTPNERFAGALETYCIEALMQDGKALQAGTSHFLGQNFAKAFDVKFTDREGKLDHVWATSWGVSTRLMGALIMAHGDDNGLVVPPRLAPLQVVIVPIYKKAEEIGAISEAVEKIMEALKSKGISVKYDDSDKQRPGFKFAEYELKGIPVRIAIGPRDLEKGTVEIARRDTREKMTVSMEETPAKVAALLEEIQQNIYKKAKDFRDANTRPADSYDEFKQLLEEKGGFIMAHWDGTAETEQRIKEETKATIRCIPLNNPKEKGKCILTGKPSEQRVIFAKAY; encoded by the coding sequence ATGGCAAATGTTTTGACGAGCAAGGAGGAGGATTATTCCCAATGGTATAATGACCTGGTGGACGAAGCGGGCCTGGCCGAGCATTCGGCAGTGAGGGGTTGCATGGTGATAAAACCGTACGGTTATTCCATATGGGAAAAAATGCAGGGCGCCCTGGATAAAATGTTCAAGGATACCGGGCACTCCAATGCTTATTTTCCCTTGTTTATCCCTAAATCTTTTTTAGCGAAAGAAGCCTCGCATGTAGAGGGCTTTGCCAAGGAATGTGCAGTAGTAACTCATTACCGGCTCAAAGACAGCGACGAAGGCATTATCGTGGATCCTGATGCCCGGCTGGAAGAAGAGCTGATCGTCAGGCCGACATCTGAAACAATTATCTGGAACACGTACCGCGGATGGATCCAGTCCTACCGAGACCTGCCCGTACTGGTGAATCAATGGGCCAATGTAGTACGCTGGGAGATGCGTACCCGGTTATTTCTCCGCACCGCGGAATTCCTTTGGCAGGAGGGCCATACCGCCCATGCTACCCGTGATGAGGCGGTGAAGGAAGCCGAGCAAATGCTGGAGGTCTATGCCGATTTTGCGGAAAACTGGATGGCCATGCCCGTGCTGAAAGGCATAAAAACGCCCAATGAACGTTTTGCCGGCGCGCTGGAAACTTATTGCATTGAAGCCCTGATGCAGGATGGAAAAGCGCTACAGGCAGGCACATCGCATTTTCTGGGCCAGAACTTTGCAAAGGCCTTTGATGTGAAGTTTACTGACCGTGAAGGGAAGCTGGACCATGTATGGGCTACTTCCTGGGGGGTATCCACCCGTTTAATGGGCGCTTTGATCATGGCGCACGGAGACGATAATGGCCTGGTTGTTCCGCCGAGGCTGGCTCCCCTGCAGGTGGTGATCGTACCTATTTACAAAAAAGCGGAAGAGATCGGCGCCATCAGCGAAGCGGTTGAAAAGATTATGGAAGCCCTGAAAAGCAAAGGCATCAGCGTAAAATACGATGACAGCGACAAACAGCGTCCCGGTTTTAAATTCGCCGAGTATGAATTGAAGGGAATTCCGGTCCGGATTGCCATAGGGCCACGTGACCTGGAAAAAGGAACCGTAGAAATTGCCCGCAGGGATACCCGGGAAAAAATGACGGTTTCCATGGAAGAAACTCCGGCTAAAGTTGCCGCGCTGCTGGAAGAGATCCAGCAGAATATTTATAAAAAGGCTAAAGATTTCAGGGATGCCAATACGCGCCCGGCGGATAGTTATGACGAATTCAAGCAGCTGCTGGAAGAAAAAGGGGGCTTTATTATGGCGCATTGGGACGGGACTGCCGAGACCGAGCAACGTATTAAGGAGGAAACAAAAGCCACTATTCGCTGTATTCCATTGAACAACCCGAAGGAAAAAGGGAAATGCATCCTTACCGGTAAGCCTTCGGAACAACGAGTAATATTCGCCAAAGCATATTAA
- a CDS encoding OmpP1/FadL family transporter, with the protein MNFKHIKTLAALSFACLSLPAFAQNYEDDALGYSQSELIGTARIQAIGGAQVALGGDLGTFGINPAGIAFYRSSDLGITFNFKNVSNKATYLDSNTDDPFSKFTVPQFGLVIANARKENDGSFNGRWNNFAFGLSYMRTNDFNNRYSYQGYNGSSSITSFFADLAYNRYQGDELPDINDPFYLEDVAYAAGIIDDAEIDGQPTFIGLSEFGDLQQFREVETKGGISETSVTLGGNYGNQLFLGAALTYVNVRQENESYYTEYDINDPSYPFDITSFDYVRNYEQRGAGFNAKLGAVYLPVKDVRIGLSVQTPTFIKFEEDNYDEIVTLESNGESYNSSIEGTFDYDIRTPLKVNAGLAKFFGDQGFLSADVEFVDYSRIDFDSEFRDFNNDINQRVSDRFKNAVNFRVGGEYKLDAISLRLGYAYFGSPYSNTEEDFSRNYFTGGLGYRYSNVYVDLAGIYNQSTTTQVPYEAGDLSPVADIDHNKLGIMLTVGTRF; encoded by the coding sequence ATGAACTTTAAGCATATCAAAACGCTGGCAGCTCTTTCTTTTGCCTGTTTATCGCTGCCCGCCTTTGCACAGAATTACGAAGACGACGCCCTGGGGTATTCTCAATCGGAATTGATTGGGACCGCACGCATTCAGGCGATTGGCGGTGCGCAGGTTGCTTTGGGAGGCGATCTGGGTACATTCGGTATTAACCCGGCTGGGATTGCATTTTACAGGAGTTCTGATCTGGGGATTACCTTTAATTTTAAAAACGTTTCCAACAAAGCAACCTATTTGGACAGCAACACGGATGATCCGTTCAGCAAATTCACGGTACCGCAATTCGGCCTGGTGATCGCTAATGCGCGGAAGGAAAACGACGGCAGCTTCAACGGCCGCTGGAATAATTTTGCTTTCGGCCTCAGCTACATGAGAACAAATGACTTTAATAACAGGTACTCCTACCAGGGCTATAACGGAAGCAGTTCCATTACTTCTTTCTTTGCAGACCTTGCCTATAACAGGTACCAGGGCGACGAACTGCCTGATATCAATGATCCCTTCTACCTGGAAGACGTGGCTTATGCCGCGGGGATCATTGATGATGCGGAAATAGACGGACAGCCTACCTTTATCGGGCTGAGCGAATTCGGAGACCTCCAGCAATTCAGAGAAGTGGAAACCAAAGGCGGTATTTCGGAAACCAGCGTTACCCTGGGTGGAAATTATGGCAACCAGCTATTTCTGGGCGCGGCGCTTACTTATGTAAATGTGCGGCAGGAAAACGAGTCCTATTACACGGAGTACGATATAAATGACCCTTCCTACCCGTTCGACATTACCTCGTTCGATTATGTCAGGAATTACGAACAGCGGGGAGCAGGATTTAATGCGAAGCTGGGAGCGGTTTATCTCCCTGTTAAGGATGTCCGCATAGGACTCAGCGTGCAAACGCCTACTTTTATTAAATTCGAAGAGGATAATTACGATGAAATAGTCACGCTTGAAAGTAACGGCGAATCCTATAATTCCAGCATAGAAGGAACGTTTGACTATGATATCCGCACTCCTTTAAAAGTGAATGCCGGACTCGCCAAATTCTTCGGCGACCAGGGTTTCCTCTCAGCGGATGTGGAATTTGTGGATTATTCCCGGATCGATTTTGACAGTGAATTCCGTGATTTTAACAACGACATCAACCAGCGCGTTTCCGACCGCTTTAAAAATGCCGTTAATTTCCGTGTAGGCGGAGAGTACAAGCTGGACGCGATCAGCCTGCGCCTGGGCTACGCTTATTTCGGAAGCCCTTACAGCAATACAGAAGAAGATTTCTCCAGAAACTATTTCACGGGCGGCCTGGGTTACCGGTATAGTAATGTTTACGTTGACCTGGCCGGAATTTACAACCAGTCTACGACTACGCAAGTCCCTTATGAAGCCGGAGACCTGAGCCCGGTGGCAGATATTGACCACAATAAGCTCGGAATCATGCTCACCGTAGGAACTCGTTTTTAA
- a CDS encoding menaquinone biosynthesis decarboxylase — translation MAYKNLQHFIDTLEKKGELVRIKEYVDPRLEITEITDRVSKKYGPALLFENTGTDFPLLINSMGNYKRMCLALGVKNMDDVTREIETLFKELTGPKDNILDKLKMLPRLGKIASWMPKVISGKGACQEVVMKDPDITRFPVLTCWPEDGGPFVTLPVIHTKDPRTGIRNVGMYRMQVFGPKLTAMHWHKHKVSARHFNEYKKLGQRMPVAVALGGDPVYTYCSTAPLPDNIDEYMLAGFLRKQRVELVQCLTQDVQVPADADIIIEGYIDPEEDHILEGPFGDHTGYYSLADYYPKFHITAITHKKNAVYPATIVGIPPQEDAWIGKATERIFLAPIKMTMVPEILDMVLPMEGVFHNLVIVKIKKEYPGQALKVMNSLWGAGQMMFTKMMVVVDGDVNIHDNLAVARHISAHVDPETDIIFTQGPMDILDHACTKPSFGGKMGIDATRKLDEELRISGYKPIPQIFASADKDELTTLFPEITGINDSLLKYGISLVFVSVKKERKGQVAELNEKLFKHEFFREIKVVIYLEHTVDIAHIADAVWRFSNNVDPRRDSFIIKAADERSVSHIGLDGTRKTKELDGFSRDWPNILASRPETIEHIDKLWDKLGLGEFISSPSRIYLKQLYRGGAVVEED, via the coding sequence ATGGCATATAAAAATCTGCAACATTTTATTGACACCCTGGAAAAAAAGGGTGAATTGGTACGAATCAAAGAATATGTAGATCCCCGCCTGGAGATCACGGAGATCACTGACCGGGTCTCCAAAAAATACGGTCCGGCCCTGCTATTTGAAAATACGGGGACGGACTTTCCCCTGCTCATTAATTCCATGGGAAATTACAAGCGCATGTGCCTGGCATTGGGTGTCAAAAACATGGACGACGTTACCCGGGAAATTGAAACGCTTTTCAAGGAGCTTACCGGCCCCAAAGACAATATACTGGATAAACTCAAAATGCTTCCCAGGTTGGGGAAGATCGCTTCCTGGATGCCAAAAGTGATCTCCGGGAAAGGAGCCTGCCAGGAAGTGGTCATGAAAGACCCGGATATTACCCGCTTCCCGGTGCTTACCTGCTGGCCGGAAGACGGCGGGCCTTTTGTGACCTTACCCGTTATTCATACCAAAGATCCCCGTACCGGTATCCGGAATGTGGGGATGTACCGTATGCAGGTCTTCGGGCCGAAGTTAACGGCGATGCACTGGCACAAACACAAGGTATCCGCCAGGCATTTCAACGAATACAAAAAGCTGGGACAGCGAATGCCCGTAGCCGTTGCCCTTGGAGGCGATCCGGTATATACCTATTGTTCTACGGCTCCGCTGCCAGACAATATCGATGAATACATGCTGGCGGGCTTCCTCCGGAAGCAGCGGGTTGAACTGGTGCAATGCCTCACCCAGGACGTGCAGGTTCCGGCCGATGCGGATATTATTATTGAAGGATATATTGATCCTGAAGAAGATCACATCCTCGAAGGTCCTTTCGGGGACCATACCGGCTATTATTCGCTGGCTGACTATTATCCCAAATTCCATATTACCGCCATTACCCACAAGAAAAATGCGGTTTACCCCGCAACCATCGTAGGAATTCCTCCGCAGGAAGATGCCTGGATAGGGAAAGCCACGGAACGTATCTTCCTGGCCCCTATCAAAATGACAATGGTTCCGGAGATACTGGATATGGTGCTGCCGATGGAAGGAGTATTCCACAACCTGGTCATCGTAAAAATAAAGAAAGAATACCCGGGCCAGGCGCTGAAAGTAATGAATTCGCTTTGGGGAGCCGGCCAGATGATGTTCACAAAGATGATGGTCGTCGTGGACGGAGATGTGAATATTCATGATAACCTGGCCGTAGCCCGCCATATTTCGGCCCACGTGGACCCTGAAACGGATATTATCTTTACCCAGGGGCCAATGGATATTCTCGATCATGCCTGTACAAAACCTTCCTTCGGGGGAAAAATGGGCATTGACGCTACCCGCAAACTGGATGAGGAACTTCGCATAAGCGGGTATAAGCCCATCCCGCAAATTTTTGCTTCGGCTGATAAAGATGAATTAACCACGCTGTTTCCCGAGATCACCGGGATTAACGATAGTTTGCTGAAATACGGAATTTCCCTGGTCTTTGTTTCCGTAAAAAAGGAGCGGAAAGGCCAGGTAGCCGAGCTGAACGAAAAATTATTTAAACACGAATTTTTCAGGGAAATAAAAGTGGTCATTTACCTGGAACATACAGTTGACATAGCACACATCGCAGATGCTGTATGGCGCTTCTCCAATAATGTCGACCCGCGGCGCGACAGCTTTATAATCAAAGCGGCGGATGAACGTTCCGTGTCACATATAGGCCTGGACGGTACGCGGAAGACCAAAGAACTGGACGGATTTTCGCGTGACTGGCCTAATATCCTGGCGTCCCGTCCCGAAACCATTGAACACATCGATAAGCTATGGGATAAGCTTGGACTGGGAGAATTCATCTCTTCGCCTTCCCGCATATACCTTAAGCAGCTATACCGCGGCGGCGCCGTAGTGGAAGAAGACTAA
- a CDS encoding NfeD family protein yields MYRTLLFLLLLAGSSCFSGHARIQSIASPQSPPDSAAQRVPVVYQLDIRENIGPAALRKMQRAFEEAPKVNASYLLVHMNTYGGLLDAADSMRTRLLQSEIPVIVYINNNAASAGALIALACDSIYMHPGATIGAASVVNQSGEIMPEKYQSYMRSMMRATAEVQGRDPRIAEAFVDPAVEIPGIIQAGKVLTFTSEEALKHDYCDGIVSGIEEALHMAGLEEYELVVPEITWMDRLIDFLINPMVSGILLMLIIGGIYFEMQSPGIGFALAVSVGAALLYFMPLYLEGLAANWEILLFLIGLALLVLELFIIPGFGVAGILGILFIVCGLAFSLVLNDYFNFSIGGGNLVNALLLVMASIVITTVLAFVFGKNIFSSRMFKKLSLMDEQRSSDGYVGTEKSHNLAGLSGLAVTDLRPSGKIEINGQRYDAVSEGAFLVKGTEIEVIKHETFSIFVRQKR; encoded by the coding sequence ATGTACCGGACCTTGTTGTTCCTTTTGCTCCTGGCGGGATCCAGTTGTTTTTCCGGGCATGCCCGCATTCAGTCAATTGCTTCCCCGCAGTCTCCCCCGGATAGCGCCGCCCAACGCGTACCCGTTGTTTACCAGCTGGATATCAGGGAGAATATTGGCCCTGCCGCGCTCCGGAAAATGCAAAGGGCCTTTGAGGAAGCACCCAAAGTTAACGCTTCTTATCTGCTTGTCCATATGAATACGTATGGAGGTTTGCTTGACGCTGCTGATTCCATGCGAACCCGCCTCCTGCAGTCAGAGATCCCGGTGATCGTCTATATCAACAATAATGCCGCTTCAGCCGGCGCTTTAATAGCGCTCGCCTGCGACAGCATTTATATGCATCCGGGCGCTACCATCGGGGCCGCGAGCGTGGTGAACCAGTCCGGGGAGATTATGCCCGAAAAATACCAGTCCTATATGCGTTCCATGATGCGGGCCACCGCCGAGGTGCAGGGACGCGATCCGCGTATTGCTGAAGCCTTTGTAGACCCGGCAGTTGAAATACCCGGCATTATCCAGGCCGGAAAGGTCCTGACATTTACGAGCGAGGAGGCTTTAAAGCATGATTACTGTGACGGCATTGTTTCCGGCATCGAAGAAGCGTTGCATATGGCTGGCCTGGAAGAGTACGAGCTGGTGGTTCCGGAGATCACCTGGATGGATCGCCTCATAGACTTCCTGATAAATCCCATGGTGAGCGGAATCCTGCTTATGCTTATTATCGGCGGAATTTATTTCGAGATGCAATCGCCGGGGATCGGATTTGCCCTTGCCGTGTCTGTGGGAGCTGCATTGCTTTATTTTATGCCGCTGTATCTTGAAGGGCTTGCTGCCAATTGGGAAATTCTCTTGTTTCTGATAGGCCTGGCCCTGCTTGTGCTTGAGTTATTCATTATCCCCGGTTTTGGCGTAGCGGGGATACTGGGAATCCTTTTTATCGTATGCGGGCTGGCTTTCAGCCTTGTTCTGAATGATTATTTTAATTTCTCAATAGGAGGAGGAAATCTTGTGAATGCACTTTTACTCGTGATGGCATCCATTGTTATTACAACGGTGCTTGCTTTTGTATTTGGAAAAAACATTTTTTCCAGCAGGATGTTTAAAAAACTATCCCTGATGGATGAACAGCGCTCTTCAGACGGTTATGTGGGAACGGAAAAGAGCCATAACCTGGCGGGCCTTTCAGGCCTGGCGGTAACCGATCTCCGTCCTTCGGGCAAGATCGAGATTAACGGGCAGCGTTATGATGCTGTTTCAGAAGGTGCTTTTTTGGTAAAAGGCACAGAAATTGAGGTAATAAAACATGAAACCTTTAGTATTTTTGTGCGGCAGAAACGTTAA
- a CDS encoding LysM peptidoglycan-binding domain-containing protein, with the protein MKKINILLLFVLFFAGITGASGHVTDSLGIGIYKGVKVVMHKVTPKETFYSIARHYNVHPKYLIRFNSHIQGLKIGDTIRLEVDSMNNFQNLVLVPENDAPAKEATFPTASNPPQSTVTEHVVAPRETLFAIAQKYGLKVAELRALNGITDSHIETGQRLIVSASGPIASNPDQLSEVAKAGQNAAETGSSAETLPKTATEKKEEEKVYTAEPTPIMSTPDRMAQQGDNKKNKDLPKLVREVKESGLAAWMSNSSLNQAKSVALHNTAPSGTIIKVTNPATHRSVMVKVVGGIPQNAETENALIVISQAASQLLGIRDNRFRVSLSYAIQE; encoded by the coding sequence ATGAAAAAGATCAACATACTACTGTTATTTGTGCTGTTTTTTGCAGGGATCACCGGGGCATCGGGCCATGTTACCGATTCACTCGGAATTGGCATATACAAGGGCGTAAAAGTGGTGATGCACAAGGTAACGCCTAAGGAAACTTTCTATTCGATCGCCCGGCATTACAATGTCCATCCCAAATACCTCATCCGCTTCAACAGCCATATCCAGGGCCTGAAGATAGGAGATACCATCCGCCTGGAAGTAGACAGCATGAACAACTTTCAGAACCTGGTACTGGTACCGGAAAATGATGCGCCGGCAAAGGAAGCCACCTTCCCTACTGCCAGCAATCCGCCTCAGAGTACGGTTACTGAACACGTAGTAGCGCCCCGGGAAACCCTGTTCGCCATTGCGCAGAAATACGGCCTTAAGGTAGCCGAGCTTCGCGCACTCAACGGCATCACCGACAGCCATATTGAAACAGGACAGCGACTGATCGTTTCCGCGAGCGGCCCCATTGCCAGCAATCCGGATCAGTTATCAGAGGTAGCAAAGGCCGGCCAGAACGCCGCGGAAACAGGCAGTTCTGCGGAAACACTGCCAAAAACGGCTACTGAAAAGAAAGAGGAAGAAAAAGTGTACACCGCCGAACCTACGCCTATAATGAGTACGCCTGACCGAATGGCGCAGCAGGGCGATAACAAAAAGAACAAAGACCTCCCTAAGCTTGTCCGTGAAGTTAAAGAAAGCGGCTTAGCCGCCTGGATGAGCAACTCGAGTTTAAACCAGGCAAAAAGTGTAGCCCTGCATAATACGGCTCCTTCCGGCACCATCATCAAGGTGACCAATCCGGCTACCCACAGGAGCGTTATGGTAAAAGTAGTTGGAGGTATTCCGCAAAATGCGGAAACGGAAAATGCCCTGATCGTGATTTCCCAGGCGGCCTCGCAGCTGTTAGGCATCCGGGATAACCGGTTCAGGGTAAGCCTCTCCTATGCAATCCAGGAATAA
- a CDS encoding uridine kinase family protein — MQSRNKDRPFVVGICGGSGSGKTYILDLLAIRLGHNACFLSQDHYYKPLALQERDDNGQVNFDLPSAIDESRFVRDLDLLTGGNSITLKEYTFNNPSLPARTLQLKPAPLIIVEGLFIFHAEEISKRLSLKVFVESGEALALERRLERDSRERAYTEEMVRYQWKYHVMPAYERYLLPYRDTADVLIRNPGESMPDLQPLLDLLYEKCT; from the coding sequence ATGCAATCCAGGAATAAAGATCGTCCTTTTGTAGTGGGCATTTGCGGGGGCAGCGGGTCCGGGAAGACGTATATCCTGGACTTGCTTGCTATCCGTCTCGGGCACAATGCCTGCTTTTTATCCCAGGACCATTACTATAAACCGCTGGCCCTACAGGAAAGAGACGATAACGGCCAGGTAAACTTTGATCTTCCTTCAGCCATTGATGAAAGCCGGTTTGTCCGGGACCTGGACCTGCTGACAGGAGGCAATAGTATTACGCTGAAAGAATACACTTTTAATAATCCGTCCCTTCCGGCCCGCACATTGCAACTGAAACCTGCTCCGCTGATCATTGTCGAAGGCTTGTTTATTTTTCACGCTGAAGAGATCAGCAAAAGGCTTTCCCTGAAAGTATTTGTAGAATCCGGCGAAGCCCTTGCCCTGGAACGGCGGCTGGAACGGGATAGCCGGGAACGCGCCTATACGGAAGAAATGGTGCGGTATCAATGGAAATACCATGTGATGCCTGCTTATGAGCGTTACCTCCTTCCCTACAGGGACACCGCCGACGTCCTGATCCGCAACCCGGGTGAAAGCATGCCTGACCTGCAGCCTTTACTGGATTTGCTCTATGAAAAATGTACGTAG
- a CDS encoding DUF4296 domain-containing protein — MKEILTDMHYADAYAFQEFRADSIYRAAAGMYLEIFEKYGVDTAEFNSSFNYYVEHPDVLDKMYQAMIDSLNARESRIREE; from the coding sequence ATGAAAGAAATACTTACGGACATGCATTATGCCGATGCCTATGCATTCCAGGAATTCAGGGCGGACAGTATTTACCGCGCGGCGGCGGGGATGTACCTTGAAATATTTGAAAAGTATGGAGTGGATACGGCGGAATTTAATAGCAGCTTTAATTACTACGTGGAGCATCCGGATGTACTTGATAAGATGTACCAGGCAATGATAGACAGCTTGAACGCGCGCGAAAGCCGGATAAGGGAGGAATAA
- a CDS encoding YggS family pyridoxal phosphate-dependent enzyme codes for MSISDNLKAFKMELDPIWVKLIAVSKTKPAEKIREAYDTGHRAFGENIVQEMVEKQAGLPADIEWHMIGHLQTNKVKYIAPFIHMVHSVDSLKLLKEIDKQALKNKRVIDCLFQVHIADEDTKFGFYFDELVEVLRSEEFSLMKNIRITGLMGIATNTDNQNHVREDFYELATLFKGIKQSFFRKSPHFKELSMGMTQDYKLAIEQGSTMVRIGSAIFGGR; via the coding sequence ATGAGCATCTCTGATAATCTCAAGGCTTTTAAAATGGAACTCGACCCCATCTGGGTTAAGCTGATCGCTGTTTCCAAGACAAAGCCGGCAGAAAAGATCCGGGAAGCTTATGACACCGGCCATCGGGCCTTCGGTGAAAATATCGTCCAGGAAATGGTGGAAAAGCAGGCCGGCCTGCCCGCCGATATTGAATGGCATATGATCGGGCACCTGCAAACCAATAAGGTAAAATACATCGCTCCCTTTATCCACATGGTCCATTCGGTAGACAGTTTGAAACTATTAAAAGAGATTGATAAACAGGCCCTGAAGAACAAGCGGGTTATTGATTGCCTGTTCCAGGTTCATATTGCCGACGAAGATACCAAGTTCGGCTTTTACTTCGACGAACTGGTGGAGGTGCTGCGCTCGGAAGAATTCAGCCTGATGAAAAATATTCGCATTACCGGCCTGATGGGCATTGCTACCAACACGGACAACCAAAATCACGTCCGGGAAGATTTCTATGAACTGGCCACCCTTTTTAAAGGGATTAAACAATCTTTTTTCCGGAAATCCCCCCATTTCAAGGAGTTATCCATGGGAATGACCCAGGACTATAAGCTGGCCATTGAACAGGGAAGCACTATGGTGCGCATAGGCTCGGCCATCTTCGGGGGAAGATGA
- a CDS encoding GNAT family N-acetyltransferase produces the protein MLIERTVIRKAEKKDCAAMLELVRELAVYEKAPDEVTVSLDEMKEAGFGPSPVWWAFVAETDGKLVGISLYYIRYSTWKGRRLYLEDIVVNEAFRGKGLGKLLFDATAREAGRMGMKGMTWQVLDWNQPAINFYKRYQASIEKGWLNASLSEEQLANF, from the coding sequence ATGTTAATCGAAAGAACAGTTATCCGGAAGGCCGAAAAAAAGGACTGCGCCGCCATGCTGGAACTGGTAAGGGAACTGGCCGTATACGAGAAAGCCCCTGATGAAGTAACCGTTAGCCTGGACGAAATGAAGGAGGCCGGATTCGGGCCTTCACCGGTGTGGTGGGCCTTTGTGGCGGAAACCGATGGCAAACTGGTAGGCATTTCCCTGTATTATATCCGTTATTCCACCTGGAAAGGAAGGCGCCTCTACCTGGAAGACATCGTGGTAAACGAAGCGTTCCGCGGTAAGGGCCTGGGGAAATTACTGTTTGACGCTACAGCCCGCGAGGCTGGGCGAATGGGGATGAAGGGGATGACCTGGCAGGTACTTGACTGGAATCAACCGGCCATCAACTTTTATAAGCGATACCAGGCAAGTATTGAGAAGGGTTGGTTAAACGCCTCCCTTAGCGAAGAACAGCTCGCTAATTTTTAA
- a CDS encoding THUMP-like domain-containing protein produces the protein MNLELLNPEVQDFINEHLERDPVQLLLKPSPFPQVSMQEIAEQIQGKRKCRQKLPQWYRTRGIYYPPSLALEQCSSSLTGAYKASLCAGDTLADLTGGAGADSYFFSKNFRKVIHIELSAHLSATAAHNLPLLGAGNIRFICGDGMEFLRKTAQGQTQPASQTEQAAQSLSQAGQAAQPLSQAGQAAQPGQAQQEAMPDCIYLDPSRRTRNNKKVFLPSDYEPDFIPSLDLLVSAARQVIIKTSPLIDLRFGLKAFRFVRELHVVAVKNECKEILWILGKEPLPDPLITCATLREEYTNRFDFRLSMEENAAPAPLSNPLTYLYEPGAALLKAGAFKTLGIHFGLAKLHANSHLYTSEDLVEQFPGRSFRLTGRMAVREFGQRFKGKRLHISTRNFPESTPALLKKYSITEGGTGYAFFTTLQNGKRVVLLCEKI, from the coding sequence TTGAATTTAGAACTATTAAATCCGGAAGTACAGGATTTCATTAATGAACACCTTGAACGTGATCCTGTGCAGCTCCTGCTAAAACCTTCTCCCTTCCCCCAAGTGAGTATGCAGGAAATCGCTGAGCAAATTCAGGGGAAGCGAAAATGCCGGCAAAAACTCCCCCAATGGTACCGTACACGAGGTATTTATTACCCCCCGTCCCTTGCACTGGAGCAATGTTCCTCTTCCCTGACCGGCGCGTATAAAGCTTCGCTCTGCGCGGGAGATACCCTCGCCGACCTGACGGGAGGCGCCGGAGCAGACAGCTATTTTTTCTCAAAAAATTTCCGGAAAGTAATTCATATCGAACTGTCCGCCCACCTTTCGGCTACGGCCGCGCACAACCTTCCCCTGCTGGGGGCCGGTAATATCCGTTTCATTTGCGGGGACGGAATGGAGTTCCTTCGGAAGACAGCTCAGGGACAGACGCAGCCCGCAAGCCAGACGGAACAAGCAGCGCAGTCCCTAAGCCAGGCAGGGCAAGCAGCGCAGCCCCTAAGCCAGGCAGGGCAAGCGGCGCAGCCAGGGCAAGCGCAGCAGGAAGCGATGCCCGACTGCATCTACCTGGATCCCTCGCGCAGGACGCGGAATAACAAAAAAGTATTCCTGCCGAGTGACTATGAACCGGATTTTATTCCCAGCCTTGACCTCCTGGTATCCGCTGCCCGGCAGGTAATCATCAAAACTTCACCCCTGATCGATCTCCGCTTTGGCCTGAAGGCTTTCCGGTTTGTACGCGAGCTGCATGTGGTAGCGGTAAAAAACGAATGCAAGGAAATACTCTGGATACTGGGCAAGGAACCGCTTCCGGATCCGCTGATCACCTGTGCAACTCTCCGGGAAGAATATACAAACAGGTTCGACTTTCGTCTTTCCATGGAAGAGAACGCCGCTCCCGCGCCCCTTTCAAATCCGCTTACGTACCTTTACGAGCCGGGCGCTGCGCTCCTGAAAGCCGGCGCCTTTAAAACGCTGGGGATACATTTCGGCCTGGCAAAACTTCATGCGAACAGTCATTTATATACCAGCGAGGACCTGGTGGAGCAGTTCCCCGGTCGTTCATTTCGTCTTACCGGGAGAATGGCCGTGCGGGAATTCGGACAGCGATTTAAAGGGAAGCGTCTGCATATCAGCACCCGCAATTTCCCCGAGAGTACACCCGCGCTGTTAAAGAAGTATTCGATTACGGAAGGCGGAACCGGTTACGCCTTTTTTACCACGTTGCAAAACGGAAAGCGGGTAGTTTTACTTTGTGAAAAAATATAA